A genomic segment from Corylus avellana chromosome ca5, CavTom2PMs-1.0 encodes:
- the LOC132183088 gene encoding protein FAR1-RELATED SEQUENCE 12-like isoform X1, which produces MDSSEPDITSHPQEEDIENERQASPALVIDPGKDSQGPKASLVEQNQVVIGGDCDCQSPNVSSVDKSQVVIDSEHDSQTPSVSSVDKSQEEIDGEDCQTPKVSSVNEFEMGIIGGLESQSPNPLSGVSVIVKSEDDMYVIPKVGMEFESEDDAYKCYSRYAVLEGFSIRKDFVNKSRINGAVVSRRYTCYRQGYRPNKHYVNVRKSRQETRTGCLAHMTIARQPNSKFRVTHFETTHNHELVTPSTAHMLPSQKRLNFFQAIADDIANHPGMDGVPKLGMCFDSEDHAYEFYNTYAGRVGFSVRKDYVNRSKIDGVVASRRFTCFREGFRQKDKRDLNVKRPRKETRIGCLAQLVISRQPDGKYRVTHFEEKHNHELVAACRVRMLRSQKRLAVAQGVDGNLVDGSEIQPGLASELLCKTIGDCKNLAYDPVDYKSKLPSRHMREIGEGEADRIRLYFQSKHLKNPSFFYAIQLDADDQIANVFWVDAKMVVDYSDFGDVVCFDTTCRLYKDCRLFAPFIGVNHHKQMVIFGAALLYDETVESFKWLFQTFVEAMSGKKPKTILTDGDAAMTEAIDSVFPETHHRMCVWHVYQNALRQLGHMFVGSGSFSNDLSSCFFDHEEEEDFINAWKAMLDVYGLWENEWLHEIFECREKWAVAYGRHNFCADIRSSQLRENFTPNLKKYLKFDSDVLPFFKHLGKVLNDWHYKELEANYDMGQHMPRLMGDVILLKQARDIYTPKMFEWFQLEYETCLNIVVNQCTENGSLSEYKVSIYGQLQEYTVTFNSVDENVACNCMKFESVGILCSHALKVLDYRNLKLLPTKYILKRWTKDARV; this is translated from the coding sequence ATGGACAGTAGTGAGCCTGATATAACAAGTCATCCACAGGAAGAAGATATAGAAAATGAGCGCCAAGCATCACCTGCATTGGTGATTGATCCGGGGAAGGATTCTCAGGGCCCAAAAGCTTCTCTTGTTGAGCAGAATCAGGTGGTTATTGGTGGTGACTGTGACTGTCAAAGTCCAAATGTTTCTTCTGTTGACAAGAGTCAGGTGGTTATTGATAGTGAGCATGATTCTCAGACCCCGAGTGTTTCTTCTGTTGATAAGAGTCAGGAGGAAATTGATGGTGAGGACTGTCAGACCCCAAAGGTATCCTCTGTTAACGAGTTTGAGATGGGCATCATTGGTGGGCTGGAGTCTCAGAGCCCAAATCCTCTCTCAGGGGTCAGTGTTATTGTAAAAAGTGAGGATGACATGTATGTGATACCAAAAGTTGGCATGGAGTTCGAATCAGAAGATGATGCATATAAGTGTTACAGTAGATATGCTGTTCTGGAAGGGTTCAGCATTCGAAAAGATTTTGTGAACAAAAGTAGGATAAATGGTGCAGTGGTGTCCAGAAGGTATACTTGTTATAGACAAGGTTATCGGCCTAACAAACATTATGTTAATGTGAGGAAATCCCGGCAGGAAACTAGAACTGGTTGCTTGGCACATATGACTATTGCACGTCAACCCAACAGCAAGTTTCGTGTCACTCATTTTGAAACAACGCACAATCATGAGTTGGTAACGCCATCTACAGCTCATATGTTACCATCACAAAAGAGATTAAACTTTTTTCAAGCGATTGCAGATGACATAGCCAATCATCCTGGGATGGATGGTGTACCAAAACTTGGAATGTGTTTTGACTCAGAAGATCATGCGTATGAGTTTTACAATACATATGCTGGACGGGTAGGGTTCAGTGTCCGGAAAGATTATGTAAATAGGAGTAAGATAGATGGTGTTGTGGCATCCAGACGGTTTACTTGTTTTAGAGAAGGTTTTCGACAGAAAGACAAGCGAGATTTAAACGTGAAGAGACCTCGAAAGGAAACAAGAATTGGCTGTTTGGCGCAACTGGTCATTTCTCGTCAGCCTGATGGTAAATATCGTGTCACTCACTTTGAAGAAAAGCACAATCATGAGCTTGTTGCTGCATGTAGAGTTCGCATGTTGCGATCACAAAAGAGACTGGCTGTAGCTCAAGGTGTTGATGGAAATTTGGTTGATGGCTCTGAGATACAACCAGGATTAGCCTCTGAATTACTATGTAAGACGATTGGAGATTGCAAGAATCTGGCTTATGATCCCGTAGATTATAAAAGTAAACTACCTTCCCGACATATGAGGGAGATTGGAGAGGGAGAAGCAGACAGGATACGGCTATATTTTCAAAGCAAACATTTAAAGAacccttctttcttttatgcCATCCAACTTGATGCTGATGATCAAATAGCTAACGTATTCTGGGTGGATGCAAAGATGGTGGTGGACTACAGTGATTTTGGCGATGTGGTTTGCTTTGACACAACTTGCAGATTATACAAAGATTGCAGACTTTTTGCACCCTTCATTGGGGTAAATCATCATAAGCAAATGGTGATCTTTGGTGCTGCACTTTTATACGATGAAACAGTTGAATCTTTCAAGTGGCTGTTTCAAACATTTGTAGAAGCAATGTCTGGAAAGAAACCTAAGACTATCCTCACAGATGGCGATGCAGCAATGACTGAAGCAATTGATTCCGTATTTCCTGAAACACATCATCGGATGTGTGTATGGCATGTGTACCAAAATGCACTTAGACAACTTGGCCACATGTTTGTCGGCTCAGGTTCGTTCAGTAATGATTTAAGTAGTTGCTTTTTTGATcatgaggaagaggaggattTCATTAATGCATGGAAGGCTATGCTGGACGTATATGGTCTTTGGGAGAATGAGTGGTTGCATGAAATATTTGAATGTAGAGAGAAATGGGCTGTAGCATATGGAAGGCATAACTTTTGTGCTGACATTAGAAGTTCACAGCTGCGTGAAAATTTTACTCCTAACTTAAAGAAGTATCTAAAGTTTGACTCAGATGTGCTTCCATTTTTCAAGCATCTTGGAAAGGTGTTGAATGATTGGCACTACAAGGAATTAGAAGCTAATTATGATATGGGCCAACATATGCCAAGATTAATGGGGGATGTAATTCTGTTGAAGCAGGCAAGGGATATTTACACGCCAAAAATGTTTGAATGGTTTCAGCTAGAATATGAAACATGTCTAAATATTGTCGTAAACCAATGCACTGAGAATGGGTCATTGTCTGAGTACAAAGTAAGTATATATGGGCAGCTACAAGAGTACACAGTTACTTTTAATTCTGTTGATGAGAATGTCGCCTGCAATTGTATGAAATTCGAGTCCGTGGGAATTTTGTGCAGCCATGCATTAAAAGTGCTCGATTATCGGAACTTAAAGCTGCTCCCAACCAAATACATCTTGAAGAGGTGGACAAAAGATGCAAGAGTCTGA
- the LOC132182507 gene encoding cystinosin homolog, with translation MASWNSVPLEITYQVLGWTSFLSWTMGFYPQVILNFRRKSVVGMSFDFVVLNFTKHSSYLIYNASLFFSPTIQKQYYEKYGYGEMIPVAANDVAFSTHAVLVTTLLLFQIVIYERGSQKVSKIAIAIISAVWLFAAACFFIALPSHSWLWLISTFNSIQVFMTVIKYIPQVFMNFKRKSTDGFSIGYFLLDIFGALTSFLQMAVQSIDQGSLVNFYGNKGKVLLSLVSMSFDIIFMCQRFVLYPVEQPQVSPKLKEESREPLVKCPDRPHSENV, from the exons ATGGCTTCTTGGAACTCAGTTCCGCTGGAAATCACGTACCAGGTTCTGGGATGGACTTCTTTCTTGTCATGGACCATGGGTTTCTACCCACAAGTCATCTTGAATTTCCGCAGGAAAAG TGTGGTGGGGATGAGCTTCGATTTTGTGGTGCTGAATTTCACGAAGCACTCCTCGTATCTGATATACAACGCGTCCCTCTTCTTTAGCCCCACTATTCAGAAGCAGTACTACGAAAAGTACGGCTATGGAGAG ATGATACCTGTAGCTGCGAACGATGTTGCTTTTTCTACCCACGCCGTTCTTGTGACAACACTTCTCTTGTTCCAAATTGTAATTTATGAA CGCGGAAGTCAGAAGGTTTCCAAGATAGCTATTGCAATTATCTCTGCTGTGTGGCTATTTGCTGCTGCTTGTTTTTTCATAGCTTTGCCAAGTCATTCCTGGCTTTGGCTAATCTCCACCTTTAA CTCAATTCAAGTTTTTATGACAGTCATCAAATATATTCCCCAG GTGTTTATGAATTTTAAGCGCAAAAGCACAGATGGATTCAGTATTGGCTATTTTTTACTCGATATTTTTGGAGCGTTGACAAGTTTCTTGCAGATGGCTGTGCAGTCTATAGATCAAG GTTCTTTGGTGAACTTTTATGGAAACAAAGGGAAGGTGCTGTTGTCTCTG GTATCCATGTCCTTTGACATTATATTCATGTGCCAACGTTTTGTGCTCTATCCTGTGGAGCAACCTCAAGTCTCTCCCAAACTCAAGGAGGAAAGCAGAGAGCCGCTTGTTAAGTGTCCTGATCGCCCGCACTCAGAAAATGTATAA
- the LOC132183016 gene encoding uncharacterized protein LOC132183016, with protein sequence MKREGRQHGMVRTYRILPSPANPRPETRVVNKFDSTPTAGLFTKVPSKPTNHSKFSGKCGTPRCNGCHVNPACKSKPKTKGAQKLKSCDVVVSSRLISWRVVDGQPGLSFSGVSATDLLDHVSGDYMNDDEVYDSDFEYDETMNFESPCNKDNEIRVDINHEDGEENNNSDNLSYCDVEFVLDQVEGEEGWCLVEEM encoded by the coding sequence ATGAAGAGAGAGGGTCGCCAACATGGAATGGTTAGGACCTACCGGATCCTACCATCTCCAGCAAACCCGAGACCCGAAACCCGGGTTGTCAACAAATTTGATTCAACCCCAACTGCTGGGTTGTTCACCAAGGTGCCATCCAAGCCCACCAACCACTCCAAGTTCTCCGGCAAGTGTGGCACCCCAAGGTGCAATGGGTGTCATGTGAACCCGGCATGTAAGTCCAAGCCTAAGACCAAAGGGGCCCAGAAGTTGAAGTCATGCGACGTCGTTGTGAGTTCTCGATTAATCAGTTGGCGGGTTGTCGACGGGCAACCCGGCTTGAGTTTTTCTGGGGTTTCTGCCACAGATCTTTTGGATCATGTGTCtggtgattatatgaatgatgaCGAAGTTTATGATAGTGATTTTGAGTATGATGAGACAATGAATTTTGAATCTCCATGTAATAAGGACAATGAGATAAGGGTTGATATTAATCATGAGGACGGGGAAGAAAACAATAATAGTGATAATTTAAGTTATTGTGATGTGGAATTTGTGTTGGACCAagttgaaggagaagaaggatggTGTCTAGTGGAAGAAATGTGA
- the LOC132181119 gene encoding small ribosomal subunit protein uS10y-like: MAYAMKPPKQQGVEETQEQIHKIRITLSSKNVKNLEKVCADLVRGAKDKRLRVKGPVRMPTKVLHITTRKSPCGEGTNTWDRFELRVHKRVIDLFSSPDVVKQITSITIEPGVEVEVTIADS, translated from the exons ATGGCGTACGCGATGAAGCCGCCGAAGCAGCAGGGTGTGGAGGAAACCCAGGAGCAGATTCACAAGATCAGGATCACTCTCTCCTCCAAGAACGTCAAGAACCTCGAGAAAG TTTGTGCTGATTTGGTTCGTGGTGCCAAGGACAAGCGGTTGAGGGTTAAGGGACCAGTGAGAATGCCCACCAAGGTTCTGCACATCACCACCAGGAAGTCCCCTTGTGGTGAAG GTACCAACACTTGGGATAGATTTGAGCTTCGCGTCCACAAGCGAGTTATTGACCTCTTCAGCTCCCCAGATGTTGTTAAGCAGATTACCTCTATTACTATTGAACCTGGTGTGGAGGTTGAAGTTACCATTGCAGATTCTTGA
- the LOC132183088 gene encoding protein FAR1-RELATED SEQUENCE 12-like isoform X2, with product MDSSEPDITSHPQEEDIENERQASPALVIDPGKDSQGPKASLVEQNQVVIGGDCDCQSPNVSSVDKSQVVIDSEHDSQTPSVSSVDKSQEEIDGEDCQTPKVSSVNEFEMGIIGGLESQSPNPLSGVSVIVKSEDDMYVIPKVGMEFESEDDAYKCYSRYAVLEGFSIRKDFVNKSRINGAVVSRRYTCYRQGYRPNKHYVNVRKSRQETRTGCLAHMTIARQPNSKFRVTHFETTHNHELVTPSTAHMLPSQKRLNFFQAIADDIANHPGMDGVPKLGMCFDSEDHAYEFYNTYAGRVGFSVRKDYVNRSKIDGVVASRRFTCFREGFRQKDKRDLNVKRPRKETRIGCLAQLVISRQPDGKYRVTHFEEKHNHELVAACRVRMLRSQKRLAVAQGVDGNLVDGSEIQPGLASELLCKTIGDCKNLAYDPVDYKSKLPSRHMREIGEGEADRIRLYFQSKHLKNPSFFYAIQLDADDQIANVFWVDAKMVVDYSDFGDVVCFDTTCRLYKDCRLFAPFIGVNHHKQMVIFGAALLYDETVESFKWLFQTFVEAMSGKKPKTILTDGDAAMTEAIDSVFPETHHRMCVWHVYQNALRQLGHMFVGSGSFSNDLSSCFFDHEEEEDFINAWKAMLDVYGLWENEWLHEIFECREKWAVAYGRHNFCADIRSSQLRENFTPNLKKYLKFDSDVLPFFKHLGKVLNDWHYKELEANYDMGQHMPRLMGDVILLKQARDIYTPKMFEWFQLEYETCLNIVVNQCTENGSLSEYKPCIKSARLSELKAAPNQIHLEEVDKRCKSLNCRGNFGATTSEDYSLDETMQDKKISDV from the exons ATGGACAGTAGTGAGCCTGATATAACAAGTCATCCACAGGAAGAAGATATAGAAAATGAGCGCCAAGCATCACCTGCATTGGTGATTGATCCGGGGAAGGATTCTCAGGGCCCAAAAGCTTCTCTTGTTGAGCAGAATCAGGTGGTTATTGGTGGTGACTGTGACTGTCAAAGTCCAAATGTTTCTTCTGTTGACAAGAGTCAGGTGGTTATTGATAGTGAGCATGATTCTCAGACCCCGAGTGTTTCTTCTGTTGATAAGAGTCAGGAGGAAATTGATGGTGAGGACTGTCAGACCCCAAAGGTATCCTCTGTTAACGAGTTTGAGATGGGCATCATTGGTGGGCTGGAGTCTCAGAGCCCAAATCCTCTCTCAGGGGTCAGTGTTATTGTAAAAAGTGAGGATGACATGTATGTGATACCAAAAGTTGGCATGGAGTTCGAATCAGAAGATGATGCATATAAGTGTTACAGTAGATATGCTGTTCTGGAAGGGTTCAGCATTCGAAAAGATTTTGTGAACAAAAGTAGGATAAATGGTGCAGTGGTGTCCAGAAGGTATACTTGTTATAGACAAGGTTATCGGCCTAACAAACATTATGTTAATGTGAGGAAATCCCGGCAGGAAACTAGAACTGGTTGCTTGGCACATATGACTATTGCACGTCAACCCAACAGCAAGTTTCGTGTCACTCATTTTGAAACAACGCACAATCATGAGTTGGTAACGCCATCTACAGCTCATATGTTACCATCACAAAAGAGATTAAACTTTTTTCAAGCGATTGCAGATGACATAGCCAATCATCCTGGGATGGATGGTGTACCAAAACTTGGAATGTGTTTTGACTCAGAAGATCATGCGTATGAGTTTTACAATACATATGCTGGACGGGTAGGGTTCAGTGTCCGGAAAGATTATGTAAATAGGAGTAAGATAGATGGTGTTGTGGCATCCAGACGGTTTACTTGTTTTAGAGAAGGTTTTCGACAGAAAGACAAGCGAGATTTAAACGTGAAGAGACCTCGAAAGGAAACAAGAATTGGCTGTTTGGCGCAACTGGTCATTTCTCGTCAGCCTGATGGTAAATATCGTGTCACTCACTTTGAAGAAAAGCACAATCATGAGCTTGTTGCTGCATGTAGAGTTCGCATGTTGCGATCACAAAAGAGACTGGCTGTAGCTCAAGGTGTTGATGGAAATTTGGTTGATGGCTCTGAGATACAACCAGGATTAGCCTCTGAATTACTATGTAAGACGATTGGAGATTGCAAGAATCTGGCTTATGATCCCGTAGATTATAAAAGTAAACTACCTTCCCGACATATGAGGGAGATTGGAGAGGGAGAAGCAGACAGGATACGGCTATATTTTCAAAGCAAACATTTAAAGAacccttctttcttttatgcCATCCAACTTGATGCTGATGATCAAATAGCTAACGTATTCTGGGTGGATGCAAAGATGGTGGTGGACTACAGTGATTTTGGCGATGTGGTTTGCTTTGACACAACTTGCAGATTATACAAAGATTGCAGACTTTTTGCACCCTTCATTGGGGTAAATCATCATAAGCAAATGGTGATCTTTGGTGCTGCACTTTTATACGATGAAACAGTTGAATCTTTCAAGTGGCTGTTTCAAACATTTGTAGAAGCAATGTCTGGAAAGAAACCTAAGACTATCCTCACAGATGGCGATGCAGCAATGACTGAAGCAATTGATTCCGTATTTCCTGAAACACATCATCGGATGTGTGTATGGCATGTGTACCAAAATGCACTTAGACAACTTGGCCACATGTTTGTCGGCTCAGGTTCGTTCAGTAATGATTTAAGTAGTTGCTTTTTTGATcatgaggaagaggaggattTCATTAATGCATGGAAGGCTATGCTGGACGTATATGGTCTTTGGGAGAATGAGTGGTTGCATGAAATATTTGAATGTAGAGAGAAATGGGCTGTAGCATATGGAAGGCATAACTTTTGTGCTGACATTAGAAGTTCACAGCTGCGTGAAAATTTTACTCCTAACTTAAAGAAGTATCTAAAGTTTGACTCAGATGTGCTTCCATTTTTCAAGCATCTTGGAAAGGTGTTGAATGATTGGCACTACAAGGAATTAGAAGCTAATTATGATATGGGCCAACATATGCCAAGATTAATGGGGGATGTAATTCTGTTGAAGCAGGCAAGGGATATTTACACGCCAAAAATGTTTGAATGGTTTCAGCTAGAATATGAAACATGTCTAAATATTGTCGTAAACCAATGCACTGAGAATGGGTCATTGTCTGAGTACAAA CCATGCATTAAAAGTGCTCGATTATCGGAACTTAAAGCTGCTCCCAACCAAATACATCTTGAAGAGGTGGACAAAAGATGCAAGAGTCTGAATTGCAGAGGCAACTTTGGGGCCACCACATCAGAAGATTACAGCTTGGATGAAACAATGCAAGATAAAAAGATCTCTGATGTGTAA